A region from the Haliaeetus albicilla chromosome 16, bHalAlb1.1, whole genome shotgun sequence genome encodes:
- the SIGIRR gene encoding single Ig IL-1-related receptor isoform X2: MADLCSVPPEILVPATNETLELALGSQIALNCTVHWAATEGCEPVPAWMKDGQWLGSESSQDTTWFAQNASERLLASILQLNLTHDADFGVFACWVSNATATFTLRRAEVAGHVPAVLAALLVLALLVLLAGLYVRCRLSMLLWYRNRYGELEINDGKLYDAYVSHATTPDDRKFVHFIMKPQLENRYGYKLFLDEQTILPNSEPSADLIMNVSRCRRLIVVLSVAYLEQDWCNSSFREGLWRLLELSKKPIFIVFESQYREITHPAISILKQHRSAVTLLVWRAGSMTPSSDFWKELCLALPRKVSFQGAMGDPQTQLQEDKDPMLILHSSYLDSSGDLHPDGDLGLRGCVFRSLPPPRISGPGAPMASAAGVMEDAQLRAGQRPELDISDLGSRNYGARTDFYCLVTEDDI; this comes from the exons ATGGCAG ACCTTTGCAGTGTGCCCCCTGAAATCCTCGTCCCAGCCACCAACGAGACACTGGAACTGGCGCTGGGGAGCCAGATAGCACTGAACTGCACTGTGCACTGGGCGGCCACCGAGGGCTGTGAGCCTGTCCCTGCCTGGATGAAAGACGGGCAGTGGCTGGGCAGCGAGAGCAGCCAGGACACCACCTG GTTTGCCCAAAATGCCTCGGAGCGGCTCCTCGCCAGCATCCTGCAGCTCAACCTCACACACGATGCCGACTTCGGGGTGTTTGCCTGCTGGGTCAGCAATGCCACGGCCACCTTTACCCTGCGGCGAGCGG AGGTGGCAGGGCACGTGCCTGCGGTGCTGGCAGCCCTCCTGGTCCTGGCGCTCCTGGTGCTTCTGGCCGGGCTCTATGTCCGATGTCGCCTGAGCATGCTCCTCTGGTACCGGAATCGCTATGGCGAGCTGGAGATCAATG aCGGGAAGCTGTACGATGCCTACGTCTCCCACGCCACCACCCCAGATGACCGAAAGTTCGTCCACTTCATCATGAAGCCGCAGCTGGAGAACCGCtatggctacaagctcttcctGGATGAGCAAACCATCCTGCCCAACTCAG AGCCATCAGCCGACCTGATCATGAATGTGAGTCGGTGCCGGCGTCTCATTGTGGTCCTCTCCGTCGCGTACCTGGAGCAAGACTGGTGCAACAGCAGCTTCAG GGAAGGGCTTTGGAGGCTGCTGGAGCTTTCCAAGAAACCCATCTTCATCGTCTTTGAGAGCCAGTACCGGGAGATCACCCACCCTGCTATCAGCATACTGAAGCAGCACCGGAGCGCAGTGACCTTGCTGGTGTGGCGAGCCGGCTCCATG ACCCCGTCATCAGACTTCTGGAAAGAGCTGTGCCTGGCCCTGCCCCGCAAGGTGTCCTTCCAGGGGGCCATGGGTGACCCACAGacccagctgcaggaggacaagGACCCCATGCTGATCCTGCACAGCAGCTACCTGGACAGCAGTGGAGACCTCCACCCAGATGGGGACCTCG GCCTCCGAGGGTGCGTTTTCAGAAGCCTCCCGCCTCCCCGTATCAGTGGCCCCGGTGCTCCCATGGCTTCAGCTGCTGGCGTGATGGAGGATGCTCAGCTGAGGGCCGGCCAGAGACCTGAGCTCGACATCTCGGACCTGGGATCACGCAACTACGGCGCCCGCACAGACTTCTACTGCCTGGTGACAGAGGATGACATCTGA
- the SIGIRR gene encoding single Ig IL-1-related receptor isoform X1, giving the protein MADLCSVPPEILVPATNETLELALGSQIALNCTVHWAATEGCEPVPAWMKDGQWLGSESSQDTTWFAQNASERLLASILQLNLTHDADFGVFACWVSNATATFTLRRAEVAGHVPAVLAALLVLALLVLLAGLYVRCRLSMLLWYRNRYGELEINDGKLYDAYVSHATTPDDRKFVHFIMKPQLENRYGYKLFLDEQTILPNSEPSADLIMNVSRCRRLIVVLSVAYLEQDWCNSSFREGLWRLLELSKKPIFIVFESQYREITHPAISILKQHRSAVTLLVWRAGSMTPSSDFWKELCLALPRKVSFQGAMGDPQTQLQEDKDPMLILHSSYLDSSGDLHPDGDLGTGLRGCVFRSLPPPRISGPGAPMASAAGVMEDAQLRAGQRPELDISDLGSRNYGARTDFYCLVTEDDI; this is encoded by the exons ATGGCAG ACCTTTGCAGTGTGCCCCCTGAAATCCTCGTCCCAGCCACCAACGAGACACTGGAACTGGCGCTGGGGAGCCAGATAGCACTGAACTGCACTGTGCACTGGGCGGCCACCGAGGGCTGTGAGCCTGTCCCTGCCTGGATGAAAGACGGGCAGTGGCTGGGCAGCGAGAGCAGCCAGGACACCACCTG GTTTGCCCAAAATGCCTCGGAGCGGCTCCTCGCCAGCATCCTGCAGCTCAACCTCACACACGATGCCGACTTCGGGGTGTTTGCCTGCTGGGTCAGCAATGCCACGGCCACCTTTACCCTGCGGCGAGCGG AGGTGGCAGGGCACGTGCCTGCGGTGCTGGCAGCCCTCCTGGTCCTGGCGCTCCTGGTGCTTCTGGCCGGGCTCTATGTCCGATGTCGCCTGAGCATGCTCCTCTGGTACCGGAATCGCTATGGCGAGCTGGAGATCAATG aCGGGAAGCTGTACGATGCCTACGTCTCCCACGCCACCACCCCAGATGACCGAAAGTTCGTCCACTTCATCATGAAGCCGCAGCTGGAGAACCGCtatggctacaagctcttcctGGATGAGCAAACCATCCTGCCCAACTCAG AGCCATCAGCCGACCTGATCATGAATGTGAGTCGGTGCCGGCGTCTCATTGTGGTCCTCTCCGTCGCGTACCTGGAGCAAGACTGGTGCAACAGCAGCTTCAG GGAAGGGCTTTGGAGGCTGCTGGAGCTTTCCAAGAAACCCATCTTCATCGTCTTTGAGAGCCAGTACCGGGAGATCACCCACCCTGCTATCAGCATACTGAAGCAGCACCGGAGCGCAGTGACCTTGCTGGTGTGGCGAGCCGGCTCCATG ACCCCGTCATCAGACTTCTGGAAAGAGCTGTGCCTGGCCCTGCCCCGCAAGGTGTCCTTCCAGGGGGCCATGGGTGACCCACAGacccagctgcaggaggacaagGACCCCATGCTGATCCTGCACAGCAGCTACCTGGACAGCAGTGGAGACCTCCACCCAGATGGGGACCTCGGTACAG GCCTCCGAGGGTGCGTTTTCAGAAGCCTCCCGCCTCCCCGTATCAGTGGCCCCGGTGCTCCCATGGCTTCAGCTGCTGGCGTGATGGAGGATGCTCAGCTGAGGGCCGGCCAGAGACCTGAGCTCGACATCTCGGACCTGGGATCACGCAACTACGGCGCCCGCACAGACTTCTACTGCCTGGTGACAGAGGATGACATCTGA